The following coding sequences lie in one Capsicum annuum cultivar UCD-10X-F1 chromosome 5, UCD10Xv1.1, whole genome shotgun sequence genomic window:
- the LOC107871198 gene encoding protein phosphatase 2C 37, with protein MAGMCCGVNVAETEAATPVETSLEAARRRRMEIHQFRFVPAPTDTSVAVQENGRKRQRAEKGVTTTEMKRQKLESTVTISLSTSPVVVSDEKEVVPDLSESGTTQLGYMENEVVSDDLPKFGMTSVCGRRRDMEDTVAIHPSFTKENSETSRNLHFYGVYDGHGCSHVAMKCKDRMHEIVKDEVEKGGIDWKEAMIQSFSLMDKEVVDFSSGSGSSSVSASNCRCELQTPQCDAVGSTAVVAVVTPDKIIVSNCGDSRAVLCRNGVAIPLSVDHKPDRPDELNRIQEAGGRVIYWDGARVLGVLAMSRAIGDNYLKPYVISEPEVTITDRTAEDECLILASDGLWDVVSNETACGVARMCLQSSRPSSPASSPENDITVTSAGESSDVACSDASILLTKLALARRSTDNVSVVVVDLRKL; from the exons ATGGCTGGCATGTGTTGTGGTGTTAATGTAGCTGAAACTGAAGCTGCTACACCAGTTGAAACAAGTTTAGAAGCTGCAAGAAGACGCAGAATGGAAATTCATCAGTTTCGTTTTGTTCCTGCACCTACTGATACATCAGTAGCTGTGCAGGAAAATGGTCGAAAAAGGCAAAGGGCTGAGAAAGGTGTTACTACTACTGAAATGAAGAGACAGAAATTGGAATCTACTGTAACTATTTCGCTGTCGACGTCTCCAGTAGTAGTATCAGATGAGAAGGAAGTAGTACCGGATCTGTCGGAATCTGGTACTACTCAATTGGGTTATATGGAGAACGAGGTTGTTTCTGATGATTTACCTAAGTTTGGTATGACTTCTGTGTGTGGAAGAAGAAGAGATATGGAAGATACAGTTGCTATTCATCCTTCTTTTACCAAGGAGAATAGTGAAACCTCAAGGAATTTGCATTTTTATGGCGTATATGATGGGCATGGATGTTCACAT gttGCTATGAAGTGTAAAGATCGAATGCACGAAATAGTGAAGGATGAAGTGGAGAAGGGGGGAATTGATTGGAAAGAAGCAATGATTCAGAGCTTTTCATTAATGGATAAAGAAGTTGTAGACTTCTCTAGTGGATCTGGTTCCTCGTCTGTATCAGCTTCAAATTGTAGGTGTGAGCTTCAAACTCCACAGTGCGACGCAGTTGGATCAACTGCTGTTGTTGCAGTGGTCACGCCAGACAAAATCATCGTCTCCAATTGCGGTGATTCTCGTGCTGTGCTATGTAGAAATGGAGTTGCTATCCCCCTTTCCGTCGATCATAAG CCGGATCGACCTGATGAATTGAATCGAATTCAAGAGGCCGGTGGTCGTGTTATATACTGGGACGGAGCAAGAGTTCTTGGAGTTTTGGCAATGTCTCGAGCTATTG GCGACAATTATCTGAAGCCATATGTGATATCAGAACCAGAAGTTACCATAACTGATCGAACTGCGGAAGACGAATGTCTTATTTTAGCAAGTGATGGATTATGGGACGTTGTATCAAACGAGACAGCCTGTGGCGTGGCTCGTATGTGCTTGCAATCAAGTCGACCATCATCACCAGCGAGCTCACCTGAAAATGACATTACAGTCACCAGTGCCGGTGAAAGCTCCGACGTGGCTTGTTCAGATGCTTCCATTCTATTAACCAAATTGGCCTTGGCTCGACGGAGTACTGATAATGTTAGTGTCGTCGTGGTTGATTTGAGAAAGCTATAA